CCAGAAGTGCCCACTAATGCAAAGATTAAAGAACCAAGGCTTGCTGACTCTAGGGGAGAAAATAACTTTGTTTTCCGATTGTATAATTACATACCTATAAATTTCAGGAGAATTACTGGGGAAAGTTAGAATAATTATTGTACTAACTGgccagatataaaattaatatactatAGTATTAGACTAGTTTACGAAAAACCAGCAAGTAAACATAACAAGAAAAGAGATCCTATTGCAACAGAGCTGTCTATAAAGTATCTTAGCAAaatctttagaaaatatattggatttataagggagaaaaaagccatccaaacaaaaaaaaatccccccaatCTCTGACTTATAAACCTCAAAAAATTGAGGATAACATTTCAGAATATGTGCAGTGTTGATGTACAGGCATGTTCATTGGTATATCaatcataattaaaaattaggaaattatgTTTTGCAATAGGAAAGGAGCTTGTCATAATATGTCTGTATGATGGAATACTAAACCACTATGAAATAGCCTGTTTTGGAAGGCTGATCATGTGAGCCAAAATTCTCAATAGTCAGAGTAGATGTTAATGCCCAATTTTCAAAGCTGCATAGTGTACAGAAAGGTAAGGAATAAGATACATGAAGTTACTAATTGTGGTCATCTCTAAGTGGTAGATGTAAGaacaatttctttttcctttcttatactttaaaatttttattcaacaGTCATTTGTTAATCTAGATAGAACAGAGTCCATTGATgttatgatttaaaaatacattgcttTGCAGGATCCTGGCTTCAATTGATCTGCAATGTTACTGGCCGGCTAAGTAACTATGTCTACTGGAAGTGGAATGGGTCAATGGTTAGTACATATACTCCTGTGCTAGAGGAAGACTTTATCACGTAAGTATGCCAAGAGTCAGTTGTACCCTAGACAAACTGTGGTATTAAATTCCAAGGGTAGCAAggcttggcttctctggtggctcacttgtaaagaatccacctacaatgcagaagatgcagattcagtccttgggttgagaagattccctggaggaggaagtagcaactcactccagtgttcttgcctgggaaatcccatggatggggatcctggggggctacagtccatggggtcgtaaagagctggacatgactgagtgactaaataacaaagcAAGGGTTAGTGCCAAGGATGAGTGGCCACTGTGCTTAGTTGttgtgaccctggggactgtaCCCCACCTGGCTccttatgggattttccaggcaagaatactggagtgggttgccatttccttctccaagtgggtCTTTGATTGACCCTTTACTTTTGCTAAGTAGGATTCAAAAGATCTTGTACAATACAGGTGAACTACATGTTATTATGGTACCAATTCCAGACCACTTGGAAGGCTTTCTCTTAAATTCAGTTAAAAATTGCAACATTCCAATGATGCAATCGTCCTGAATTTTCCTTCAcgtcatttcatttttaaagtagtttagAGAAGACTCATGaaatgtatggagaaggaaatggcaacccactccagtgctcttgcctggagaatcccatggacggagaagcctggtaggctgcagtccatggggtcgcacagagtcggacacgactaaagtgacttagcagcagcagcatgaaatgtAACCAAGAACTAAAGCATGCTCCTGCTCAAGTCTCTGATGGCTCCCTGTCACTTCTCCAGGGAGAAACTCCCAACCCTTAGCATCACCCAGGAACCTTGCCCATCTGTCTCGATCTACTCTTATTTCATATATTCTCTGTGTCCTATGGAGCCCAGAATCCCCATTTTTTTTGAAGCTGGTcattttgatttgatttctctCTGCTAGTAAGTGGTCCCAGAGCTATCAAATATCAGATCAGTGTGCTGCTTATAGCCTTATTCTTACAGCTGTGCTTTAGGCTGGTGATTCTTACTGCTGCAGTGGATGTGACAAGGAGATAAACCAGGTATATGTATTGTTTCTATAATTGATGCCATCTGTacaattttacttattcttttgaaCAGAGTGGAGAATCCTTTAAACAGAAGAAGGAGTACAGTCCTCGCACGGCTTAATATTTCGGCAGTGGAAAGTAAATTTTTCCTGCATCCATTTACCTGTTTAGCCAAGAATACAGAAGGAATAAGCACAGCATATATACAACTAATACATCCAGGTAAACAAGAGAgtcatttatttgaaatgcaGCTTTGTATTCCCATGGTGAGATATCATGACCTTGAGGTTTGCCATGCTATTTCCTCTGCCCACAATGCTCTTAGATTCCTTTTAACCTGGGGACTTCCATTCACTTTACTTCTCAGGTGAACTGTATCTTCTGTGAAGTTTTTTTGCCCTACTTTCCTTCTCTTAACGCATCTCTCTGCCTATGTATTTCCATATCTATCTTACTTAGTTTTCTTTACGTGATTGTAAGTTCTATGATAATGCAGACAATTGCTAATCATTCTATTTCCAGAGCTAGTTAGCAGCTTAAGTCTGatcatcagttcagctcagtcgtgtccgactctttgcgaccccatggactgcagcacaccaggcttccctgtccatcaccaactcccggagcttactcaaactcatgtccgtagagtcggtgatgccgtccaaccatctcatcctctgttgtccccttatcctcctgccttcaatctttcccagtatcagggtcttttccaatgagtcagttcttcacatcaggtggccaaagtattcgagtttcagcttccgtccttccaatgagtgttcaggactgatttcttttaggatggattggttgtatctccttgtagtccaagggactctcaagagtcttctccaataccacagttcaaaagcatcatttctttggtgctcagctttctttatagtccaaccctcacatccatacatgactactggaaaaaccatagctttgactagatggacctttgttggcaaagaaatgtctctgctttttaatatgctgtctagtttgaacttttcttccaaggagtaagcgtcttttaatttcatggctccagtcaccatctgcagtgattttggagccccccaaaataaagtctctcactgtttccccatctatttgccaggaaggaatgggacggatgccatgatcttagttttttgaatgttgagttttaagccaaccttttcctctctgcttttactttcatcaagaggctctttagttcctcttcactttctgccataagggtggtgtcatctgcatatctgaggttattgatatttctcccggaaatcgtgattccagcttgtgcttcatccagcctggcatttgacatgatgtactctgcatataagttaaataaacagggtgacaatatacagccttgacgtactcctttcctgatttggaaccagtctgttgttccatatcctgttctaactgttgcttcttgacctgcatcttGATCATCCTAGGTGCCTAATGAATATAGTTTTAGGTAAACAACTCCATGATGGATGCACAGGGGAAGCCAAAATATCTACTTTCCAGAGAGGATGTCAGAAGTTACTGGTTTCATACATTGTATAATCAAACACAATATTGACAGTATTTGTGTTCCAGCtcatggatttatttttctgtctcattTATTCTACCATTGactccttctagtgtattttatGGTATCCTTCCGCTCTGTTGGGTTGTTAAAACTTCTTGTAACTTCTCACTCCTCACATCCACCCTTTTCCTGAGTAGAACTCTGTGATCTTTATGATCAGTATACTGAACTCCTTCTTGGGTAGACTGCGTATCTCCACTTCAGTTAGTCGTTTTTCTAGGTGAAGGGCTTTATCTTGCTCCTTTGTCTGGAATGTATTCCTTTGCTGTCCCATTTTGTGTAgatttctatttgaatttttgtGTATATGGAAGGTTAGTCGTGTTTCttgaccttggagaagtggcctcTATAGGGAACATTCTATTGTCCCATCAGTACACCTCCCTCTCATCACCCAAGGGCCGGGGCCATGGTCCCAGGGTAGGTTCTGACCTGTTTGCAAACTCAGTTCCACAGGCTGCGAGATGACAGTTTTcttgtgtctgccctctggtgggtgaggctggtTTAGAGGCTTGTTCAGGCCTCCTGGTGGGTGGAGCTATGTCTTGCCCTCCTGCAGGAAAGcagaggcagaacactctttgacatacatcacGGCAatattggacttccttggtggctctgtagtaaagaatatgcctgcagtgcaggagaagtgaatttgatccctgggtggggaagatcccctggagaaggaaatggcaacccacagtatttttgcctggagaatcccatggatagaggagcttggcagactacatacagtccatggggtcacaagaatcggacatgacttagaaatatTTCCACCACCACAGCAATACTATTTCTGATCCATTTTTCtagataaagtaaataaaaacaaaaccaaatgggacctaattaaacttaaaagcttttgtacaacaaatgaaactataaacaaaatgaaaagacaacttaaagaattagagaaaatatttgtagacaATGTGACTGGAAAGGGATTAATCTCTAGTTATgtaactcaataacaacaaaaagccagtcaaaaaatgggcagaagacctaaatagacatttttttcaaagaagacctatagatggccaacaggcatatggaaaaatgttcaacatcaataATTAATAGTTTATTGTAGttctgatctgcatttctctatcACTTCCCTCTGATCAGaatgaatgtgaaagtcactcagtcatgtccaactctttacgaccccatggacaatacattccgtggaattctccaggccagaatactggagtgggtagccattcccttctccaggggatctcttctccaggggatcttcccaacccaaggatccgaacccaggtctctcgcattgcaggcagattctttaccagctgagctatcagggaagccctaccaaaggagagggagagggataaattaggaggtcaagattaacatgtacacactaatatatataaaatagataaccaacaagaacatACTGTACATAGCAAATACTAtgtactcagtattttgtaataacctataagggaaagaaaatctgaaaaagtatatatgttgttgtttagtttctaaatcGTGTCCAgatcttttgtgacctcatggactgtagccagccagggtcCTCTGGCTGTGGggtcttccaaactcagggatcaaacctgtctctcctacagtggcaggcaaattctttacctctgagccaccagggaagccaggaaaagtgtatagacacacacacacatatatatataacttaatcactttgctgtacacctgaaacaacattataaataaactatactgcaataaataaaaattttaaagtgtgtgaaacattttaagataatttatagttgaattaaaatatttatgaatgtttacatggaaaaaaatgaaaagaacctaTGGACAAACTATTAGAAAGTAAATGAATTTAGAAATTTCAATAGTGaaagttagtcattcagtcatgtctgactctttgtgaccctgtggactgcagccagccaggctcctccactacccctggaattctccaggcaagaatactggagtggattgctatatgtgtgtatatatagtatttCTATGTATATCTTTAAATACCaataatgaaagttttaaaaaatagcatttataatagcatcaaaactatcaaatacttaggaataaatgcAGCAACAATTGTTCAAAATCTGatacaaactaaaaataattacTGAGATAAAGACCTAATAGATGGAGGGATACCCACAGATTGAAAGACTCAGTATTATaaatactcttcagttcagttcagtcgctcagttgtgtctgtctctttgtgaccccatgaatcgcagcacgccaggcctccctgtccatcaccaactcttggagttcactcagactcacgtccatcgagtcagtgatgccatccagctatctcatcctctgttgtccccttctccccctgcccccaatccctcccagcatcagaatcttttccagtgagtcaactcttcgcatgaggtggccaaagtactggagtttcagctttagcatcattccttccaaagaaatcccagggctgatctccttcagaatggactggttggatctccttgcagtccaagggactctcaagagtcttctccaacaccacagttcaaaagcatcaattcttcggtgctcagccttcttcacagtccaactctcacatccatacatgaccacaggaaaaaccatagccttgactagatggacctttgttggccaagtaatgtctctgcttttcaatatgctatctaggttggtcataactttccttccaaggagtaagcatcttttaatttcccctCAAATTAATCTGTACATTGAAAGCAGTTCCAATCAAAATCTCAGCAGTATTTGTGTAGGTGCGGGTGTTTGTTTGTGTGGGCATGTTGTTGTGGGTGTGTTTATTCTAAAAGTCATATTGGAAAAATAGTTAAGGTAGTCTTGAATAAAAATAGTCTGGAAGATTTACACTTCAGATAAGATGATCTTGTACAAAGCTAcagttggggacttccctggaggtccagtggttaagaatctgccttgcaatgcaggggatatgggttggatcatggttggggaaccaagataccacatgctatggagcaaccaaccccaagcatcacaactagagagcctgagtgccacacctaagacccgacacagcccaataaataaataaatattttaaaaagctgcaaTAATTGAGTATAAATGTGAACTATCAATTAGGCCAATTGGACATTAGTCTACCTTGAtttccactttcttctttctccgCCCTCCTCCCCCTTACCtctccaccagactcctccgcggTTATCAGCTGAGTGACTAGCCTGTGCAGCTGGGAGAATGTGCAGTGTGAAACGCTGTCTGGCAGTCCTAAactcttctttgctttcctctAGTCTACCACTTTTTTCACCTGGCTCTTCTACTTTTGTAGAACGTTTGTAGGCttctgagtgactttgactttacTCATATTCCTATGAAGTGCTCTATCTTATGGTCTTTGGTGTTTTTTCTATGTTATTGCATACTACTTAAGTGGGAATTAAATACAGTGCACCTTAGTTTTATACAGTATCCATCCTCAATGCCTTTGTAGATTAGTATCCattaataggggcttccctggtggctcagtggtaaagaatctgcctgtaaatgcAAGGggctcagattcgatccctgggttgggaagatcccctggagaaggaaatggtaacccactccagtattcttacctgggaaataccatggacagaggagcctggcaggctatagtccatggggtcacaaaggagtcagtcatgacttagcaactaaataacaacaacaacaataatccatTACTAAGATACAGTAATGAATGAGTTAATACTGTCTGGAATTTGGACTTACAGACTGATCCCAAATATGGTTTCTCTGGGATGGTAATGTTTAATTTTCCATGCTCAGTTTTTAAGTCTTTGGGTTCTAATgtgtttttcccccttctctgctATAGTCCCTGATTTCCAGAAGCCCACAGTTGGTATATTCGTCATGTTAACATTGGTAATTACATGCTCTGTTTGCATCTACAAAGTCTTCAAGGTTGACATTGTGCTTTGGTACAGAGATTCCTTCTATGATTTCCTCCCGAAAAAAGGTACAATTTTGTATTCTATGCAGTATTTTCCTGAGAAAGTGGGGGTAGTTAAGAGGgtttttattcaaattttaaaatgaaatgtggtCCATACAAAATAATGTAATTATACATAATTATAGTTTCATGACTgaatagtattaatattttctaagttACTGCTCTGGTGTTCATAATGGTGGGATAGCCTGGCATTTAGAGCATCTGCTTATAAATCCAGTTATTCAGAAGCCACGGTTGAAGACTTGCTCTGTGCTAGGTAGCACAGAGATCACCCCATTATCTgccataaaatgaaagaaatgactcAGTTTTCCTGCACCAGGGAAGCattctctattttgtttaaaTCTCAGAAAAAACTACTACTCCactaatatatgggcttccctggtggctgagtggtatagaatctgcctgccaatgcaggagaaacgggtttgatacctgggttggaaagatcccctggagaagaaaacggcaacccactcctgtgttcttgcctgtagaatcccacggacaagggagtatggtgggctacagtccatggggtcacaaaaagagtcagacacaacttagtgactaaacaacaacactaaTACATAAAAGGAAGAGTGGATAGAATTCAGGACTGAGACATTTGAGTAAGATGAGAACAAGGAAATGAGAGTTTCATACTAGGCAGGTGAAGAATCTTTCCTTATGGGGGACCTTTGAATAATATGAGAACTTAGTAGTGAAACGCAATAAAAAAACTTGTCAGAGGtgaatactttaaaaagacattatagaacagtcttttggactctgtgggagagggagagggtgggatgatttgggagaatggcattgaaacatgtataatatcatatatgaaacgagttgccagtccaggtttgatgcacgatactggatgcttggggctggtgcactgagacgacccagagggatggtacggggaaggagcggggaggagggttcaggatggggaacacatgtatacttgtggcggattcatgttgatatatggcaaaaccaatacaatattgtaaagttaaaaaataaaataatattaaaaaaataaaaagacattataCTTTTTGGTATTGTTGCTGTGTACCATTGTACACAAAATTAGTAATTCACTATGAAATGCATGTTTGTGATACTGACTTTAGCaaatctcattttttcttttggttctaaAACCATTGCATTTTCCCTTTTAGTTTCAGATGGAAAGACGTATGATGCATACATACTATGTCCAAAGACCCCTGGGGAAGGGTCCACCTGTAACTTGGATATTTTTGTGTTTAAAGTCATGCCTGAGGTCTTGGAAAAACAATGCGGCTATAAGTTGTTCATCTGTGGCCGAGACGACTACGTTGGGGAAAGTACGTGTGCAGTGGAAAGAAGTAACATCTTGTATAACTAATTGAATTACTAAAGTTGGATAACTAATtgaattactgctgctgctaagtcacgttagtcgtgtccgactctgtgcgaccccatagactgcagcccaccaggctctcccgtccctgggattctccaggttacTAAAGGTGGAAGACTGCAGCCTGGGTATACATACTTGACAACTTGAAGAGCCTCTTaagtgggacttccttggtggctcagcggtaaagaatctgcctgccaatccctggttcaggaagatcccctggaggagaaaatggcaaccctttctagtattcttacctggggaatcccatggacaaaggagcctggtgggcttcagtccaaagggtcgaaaagagtcagacacgaccgagagaCCAAACAAGAACAGCGTAGTGGCACATGATGATTTTCATATTAAATGCAAGTGTTTACTTTTCTCACACTCTATTGGGGCAACAATTAACTAAATTGTATTTCGTTTTGCAGAACTTAACTAGTTAGATCTAGTAGTTACTTTACAACTGATGGTAAAATAGGAGTGATGTAGATCCAGTGGTTTAGCAAGaaagtttataaaatttattcttaaagtACTCCTACTCTGCCATGAAATACTCACCTTTTGTGGGTCAGTGTTTgagctcttctgtaaaatgataaACTCCTTCAATTTAAGGCAAGAAGAAAGAGTATCGGGAGACATAGGTGATGGGGTGGGAAGAACCTTGAGGGGTCTTGGTTCTGGAGGGAAGGATTATAGATTGAAAGTTTACTTACTATGCTGTGTCTCATGTTTTTCAGGCATTGTTGAGGTTGttaatgaaaatgtaaagaaaagcaGGAGACTGATTATCATTTTGGTCCCAGAAACGTCAGGATTCAGCTGGCCGGGGAATTCATCTGAAGAGCAGGTGGCCATGTACAATGCTCTCATTCAGGAAGGAATTAAAGTCGTCCTATtggagctggagaagattccAGACTATGAGAAAATGCCAGAATCCATTAAATTCATTAAGCAGAAACAGGGGGTCATACGCTGGTCAGGGGACTTTAGAGAGGGGTCGCAGTCTATGAACTCGAGATTCTGGAAGAAGGTCAGGTACCACATGCCAGTCCAGCGGCAGCGGCGTTTATCCAAGCACCAGCTGCTGTCCCCGGCCACCCTGCTGGACTCTAAGGAGAAACGACCCATGGAGATCCATGTGCCTCTTGGGTAGTGGAGAAGCTTGGCCAAGAGTTCCTTGGTGACTCCTGTCTTCGGGCACTGCAGGCTGGGCCTCACTGACTTGCACGGTCATCCTACACACCTGTTTAGTCCCTTATCCCTGAGGTCACCTGGGACCGGATTAAGGGGGCAGGGTGTGGCGAAAGTTGCTCTGTGACCAGGGCAACTCCAGGCCGAGGGCTTGGGAAGTCCTTTAAGAAGGCGCTGGATGCCCTGTCTGAATGTTTGGACTGCTGAGAAAAGGCGCTGGGCAGCAAACCAGAGGAATGCATATGCAGGTAATATTCACCATCTATAGACAGATTTAGGAAGTCTCCCAGGGtctgagggcagggctgtggcCCAGTCTGGGCACAGCAGGCCCTCGAGGGGTTCTCCTGGGCATAGCTACTGGCAGACTGAGACCTGTACTTCCCAGAGGATGTAGAAGCATTCTTGGAGAACTTTCCGTCTGCCTTGCATTTCCCATACCTCTCGACAGACAGCTGGCAGTCACTTTCCAAAGATGGAATTTCATTTCATGGAACCTTTAAAACTGTCATTTCAATGAGCAAAGGAATTCCCCTGACtcttaaggatttgaaataacctTACCTTTCTGCAGGAGAGAGAGAATTTTGGGAGCAAGAATAGCAGAGTATGGACCCACCTCTTAATGCCTTCCCCCTGCAGTGACCACTTGGTTCCACCTTTATTCTTCTGCCTATTCCTGGACTCGTCACTTCTCTGGAAGGTCCACTTCCAAGTCACCTCCTCCTCTcactctgtcacacacacagccTACAGATGAAACGTCTTTCTACGATGCTCGGATCTTAAAATGCCCTTGCTAGACCGCCTCCATGGGCTCCTCCTGGGCGAAAGCCCACTTCCGCCCATGAGCATCTGACACCTCTCAGTCCTGCTCTGCACACGCCCAGATCGTTCACCTTCACACCtgtccccagcctccctccatctctgcctctctttcccGTCTCCTCTGACCAGAAATCCTCTTCACGTTTTCTCTAGCTGACCCAAATTttattaaaactcaaaatttacTCCAAGTCCCTTTCCTCAAGAAACTGCCCTCAGGCACTTGTTCTGTTTCTGTCAGTCTGATTGTATTTAGGCTGTCTCTCCAGGAAGTTGCTTCTGCCTCCAGCTCCAAGCCCTGTTCTCTGCAGAAAAGGCAGGGGTGTCTCTTTGTTGGCAATGCCTTCAGAAGAAATTTGCACACATAATGTACACTGTGCTTTACTGTTCAAAAATTTCCacaggttattttattttttgaaaacctTCGTTCAGTTTCCCTTTAACCTTTTCCTTTCAGGCCTTCCCCATTAATTAGATTTTACTGCATAATCTGATGGGAATTTTTCTTCTTGGTCAGTGTGAGTGTTTAAGAAAAGTTTGCAAGTATAGTGAAGTATTCCATTTCCAGTTGTTAAAACTGGCTtagcagaatttttattttcccccttCTGCCTCTATTTGCAGTAAAAGAGGGTATTGAGCCATTTTTCTAATGAGttttttgataaattatatttgtactggttaatgatttaaaaaaaaaccttgtttATATAATTCTGCAGCAGAtaccaaatatttttatatagaaaGACACCAGATTCATGTACAGCACGTATCATTGATCAATGGACTGTACTTATTTTCCAATAAAATTGTCAAAACCTGGTATTGATTGTTCTCCTT
This window of the Bubalus bubalis isolate 160015118507 breed Murrah chromosome 12, NDDB_SH_1, whole genome shotgun sequence genome carries:
- the IL1R1 gene encoding interleukin-1 receptor type 1, with the translated sequence MKVLLRLLCFMTLLIPSLETDKCEEHEEKITLVSPAREIDARSCPLITSVHKEPITWYKNDSATPVSTERGSRIHQHKDKLWFVPAEVEDSGAYYCSVRNSTYCLKIKIVVEFVQHEPNLCYNERTVFTQRLLTAGDGQLVCPYLDFLKDENNELPRVQWYKDCKPLLLDNVNFAGVTNKLIITNVNTAHSGHYMCHASYTHLGKQYRVTRAIKLITLEKSRNTKPEIVSPANETMEVVLGSWLQLICNVTGRLSNYVYWKWNGSMVSTYTPVLEEDFITVENPLNRRRSTVLARLNISAVESKFFLHPFTCLAKNTEGISTAYIQLIHPVPDFQKPTVGIFVMLTLVITCSVCIYKVFKVDIVLWYRDSFYDFLPKKVSDGKTYDAYILCPKTPGEGSTCNLDIFVFKVMPEVLEKQCGYKLFICGRDDYVGESIVEVVNENVKKSRRLIIILVPETSGFSWPGNSSEEQVAMYNALIQEGIKVVLLELEKIPDYEKMPESIKFIKQKQGVIRWSGDFREGSQSMNSRFWKKVRYHMPVQRQRRLSKHQLLSPATLLDSKEKRPMEIHVPLG